Part of the Spinacia oleracea cultivar Varoflay chromosome 5, BTI_SOV_V1, whole genome shotgun sequence genome, TATCCTAAAAAACTATGAAACTTTCAATTTTTGGCTTTCCTAAAACACGTTTAAAGTTCCACAAAAAATACACAAAACAAGATAATACATGAGGGGAAAGCATGTTGAACATTTTATGACTGATTCTGAAACACATATACAAAACCTGCTACAGCACTACAGTACAACTTAGGGCTCCAAAATAATTACTACACTACAGCACTACAGCAGCATTTAGAATTTTATTTAGAATAGGAACAAACACTATTCTGAAACACATACAAACCTGCTAATGATTGGAAACACTACCCAAAAGTACATAAATTggaatatgatcatcaatggcaTGGCACAGAAAGGTATGACAGCAATAGTTTAATGAAAATCAGAACATGACCAACAAAAGTCCAACACAATAGGTACTGCCACTCACAAGGTCTACTGAAATCTAGCAGCTAACCCCTTAGACACTAACCGTACACAAAATTAGCAAGAGACTTCTTTCAAGAGACCCATACAGAAAAATACCATTTCGTAACAGGGATAAGAAATGTAGTagaaaaagaaagggaaaaaagAGCCACGTGAAGAAAGGATTAGTTTGAAACTTGAGAGTTTGAGACACTTGCTAATTTATGAAAATGATTCCTCGTTTCGTAATAGAAAGTCAAGTTGACAACAGATATTTGGCGACTTGGCGTGAGGATAAGTGCAGCAGGGGCTTGCAAGTTGGGTGCAGAAGAGACAAAATATGTGAGGAAAAGTAACAGtatgaagaaaaaaaaggtCAAGGTCTTGATGTCAGAATCCCAATACAAAAATTGGGGTTAGATTTTCTGAACATACCTCTTTGGCATCATTATGATACCAAATTCCTCACTCCTAATTGAATTAAATACCAGCCTAAAAGCTACGAAAGAGGGGGTATTTTCTGGCAATCAGAGCACAGCATACCTCAAGATTTGGACCGCAAACCTCAGGCTGAATTTGAAACTTCAATGTAGAGCCACAGCATGAGAAATTAGCTCACTTATGATGGTTAACTTTGAGCTTATGTGACAATCTCTATCCTTCATGCTACCTGGAAGTTCTACTTTAAATGGTCGGTTTAAGGTCTTTAAGCCCTTTGAATTAGTTCACAATAGAACTCAAGTATGAAGAGTCAAAACTTCCTATTAGAAGAACAGTATAGAAGCCAAGGGTCCTGAAAACATTAGGGTTTTCTGTCGTACCCTTTTGAGCTAGCCTTTATTCCATTATAAGTGACAAGGTTAAACAACTGCTAATGAAAGATGGGCCTAAGTTAGAAAGAGATTAGTAGTATCAATCACTTGATACCTGGAAGCTGCTTCTAAATCCAGAGAACTTAGACCTAACAATAAATCCCTCATGATTCAAAttcttaaaaataaaaaagaatatcTCAGAACCCATTAAAAAAGTTGGCGGAGTTTTAGTGATTTAGTTTCAGACCAGAAATAATAAGGCAAAAATGTGAAGTTTTATTTAGGCAGATCACCTCATACAACTAGCACTCTTTCATGACTTTGTGGATACAAAATAGGGTTGCTGATCTTCTGGTTTTTCGGTTTCCATCATCAATGATCGTAAAAGTCATAACCAAAGATCCATGCATTCAGTTAAATATTCATGGTTGTAGTTTCTGCCTTCCTAAACATGTGGCCTGGTAGGAGTAACTTAGCATTTTAGCAACTACAGAGATTAATTTACTAGAGCAGCTTTTAATTTTGAGGACAAGTTTCAAACGAAATTGAAACTGCGTAGTACAGTGACTGGAGTGCCTACGCCCACCAGAGGACAAAATCTCAAAGACCCAACTCATGCATACTGCAAATCTACGACCTCTTCCCACTCAACCAACACCCCCATGAAAAGTAGGagacaaaattttaaaataaaaataaaaagagtacTCCACTAAATTTAGTGCTATCATTTTCTAATGAAGGAAAAGGAAATACTTCAATTTTACAGAACAAAGAAACCTGGTAGACAAATACTAAGCACAGAACATAAAGCATACTCCTAAATGTCTAACCAGCTTCAGGCCATTCTTAAACTTTCTCCAACGAAAGGACAAATGCTAAGTTGTGTCATGCTTGAGGGAAGTCGGAAATACAAAGATGCAAATAACTACATTTGGCAACACAGAAACCAGAATGTATTCAGCCACTGGCAATAAAGCATTTACTTATGTGAAAAAAAATTACCTCCAAAGCTTTCTCCTCGTCATAGATAAATTTGGGCAGTTTCCGCATCAAATCCTTTTTGTCAGCTCCGGCAAGAGCCTTGCTTATCTGTCGACAAAAAAAAGGAGTAAAAGCATGAGCATAACTTTTCTTTTATAATACACCGACTGTCAAAGAAAgccacacccccccccccccccctcctcaACAAATACACAATGAGAATATTGGGCATATACCTGAGAAGCAAATGCATTTATGTCAAATTTAAATACTTACTGAAAAGAGCACAATAGCTTTAAGGACTTACTAAATACTGATATGAGAATTTGATAGGGAAACTAGCAGACTTAATCCTTTTAGCCCAGAAATACATCCAAGGATTATAGGTGTAAGTTATTTGGACTCAAATTTTAAGAAATTAATATCGTCAAATGAGATACACCTTGTagttcaagtttcaaaattagaattttaacCCTTGAAAATCTAGTCTAAATCCAATCCAAAGTTTTAAATGCCCAATTTGAGAAGTCTTCTGTTTTACTCCAGTATTTAGCTTGCTTTTTGGTACTGTAAAAATCCTTAAACCATGATCTTGAAATAGTAATTTGATTGTGTTTGGACAGCTACAACCACAAGCTCCTTGTGTTTGAATTAATGCTTTAATTGAAATCAAGTTACCTAAAAAGAATAAGTGACTTAAGATGATATGGACATAGTTAAAAAATAATTCAGATTGAACTGTGTTCTTCAGAAGTTTGGATAAGAGTTGCAAGCAAAATTCCATGTGTAGAGCATTTTTAGATAGGGTTTGGGTTTGAAAAGCTTATTTAAGTCCATTCACTTCACACCCCTACTCAAGTCTTTCCTTTAATAAGTAACAAAGGATTATATTATTACATTTATTACAAAGACACCAAAGGGGTGACATCCAAGTACAGAGGAAGGGGTAAGGGGTGTGACAAAGTCCTACATGagaacacaatatttgacaagaAGCATCACTCTACTGCCACCCCCATAACCACCCCCTATAGCCACCCTATGCCTGCAACAATGGAAAAACTCCATCCTCAGCACAATAATATTGACTTATGTTTATTGCTCATTTGAATGCATTAATTATGTAGTTGTAATAGTAACTGAATTAAGGCTATAAATAGTCATGGATGTAATCGGCAGAACACAAGCCTTTTTATGAGAAATATATCAAACACTTTGAGTGTTCTTTAGGTTGAGTATAACCTCCCTTCCCCTTGGTGGTGTTACTGTATCCAAGGTTCCCTCATCTACTACTTCCTAGTGGTGTTTCTGTATCTAGGAATTAGAGAGCTGTATCGCCGGAGTAGTCGATCGGCGTGGTGATTAGGCTAATTCTACCCGACCCCTACCCAGTACGGTGTCAAATTGGTACCAGAGCCAAGGTTTAGCTTACCTTTCGACCACCCTCCATTGTTGCCGTTTTGCCGAGATTCACTTCAATCAAACACCCATACACCATACATTGTTGCCGTTTTGCCGAGATTCACTTCAATCAAACACCCatacaccaccaccacccttcTTTCACCGTAATTTGCCTAAACAaataacccaaaaaaaaaaaaagttaacaaTTAACTTACCTCCACCGTGAACACCGACCAACCTCCACCGCCTCACCGATCGCCACCATCACCAGTCCGAAGTTCAGTCCGAAGTCAAGATTACTTTCAAGGTCCGCCATATCTCTCCCGTGAGCTGCTCACTAAATTCGGGTACTCCGTTCTTGCTTTCTCTCTCATGGTTTATTGAGTTTGCTCTGTTCTTGCTCTCTGTTTAAACCCCACTTATGACTCCTTGTTTCCAATTTCTGTCTTTTAGTCTAAAAGGAGTGTGAACTATTGGGTAATTTATTTAAAaagaattaaaagaaaaaaaaagggaaatagAAAAAGGATAAAGATTTGACTTGAGGGCATGTTGTACTTACACGTTTCTTGGAGTAACCCACTTGTTAACATTGAGAATTAATTAGTTGTGTATTAGAAGTTGTCATATTTTTGTacatctttttgttcttttggttaCGTATGCCACATTTAGTCATATCTAGTATTTGTTTTATGtaacaaatttaaaaaaaaaaaaaaaaagttttattgTTTGATTTATAAAATGCCGCCGAGAACACGTCGTGGTGGAAATCATCAACCACGTCCTGTTTATGATACAATAATAGCAGATATGCAACGAGAAATTCAAAGACTCCAACAACGTCTTACCCGTTATGAAGCTGCCGCTGGTCCATCCCGTCAGTCAGATGACGAACAAACAATCAGACGGTGAAGATGAAGAAGTCAATCCATTTCACCAACCCGATGGTGAATCATCAAGTGGAGAAACATCCAATACCAGGCGAACCCGTCACCCCCAACACCGAGAAAAAGATTTGGgaataaaagttgatattcctgATTTTGAAGGAGGTGTTCATCCCGACGAGTTTATTGAATGGCTCCATACCGTTGAACGTGTCTTTGATTTCAAGGATATTCCAGATGATCGCAAGGTCAAGATAGTTGCAATCAAGTTCAAGAAGCATGCCTCCATTTGGTGGGAGAATCTCAAGAGACAACGAGAACGAGAAGGTCTTAGTAAAATTCGCACATGGGACAAAATGAAGCGTGAACTCAAGCGCAAATTTTTGCCAAGTCATTATCGCCAAGATATATTCCTTAAGTTCCATCACCTGGAACAAGGAAGCAAATCTGTGGCAGAGTATATTGCTGAATTTGAAGATTTGTCAATGAAGTGTGACAATGCCGAGCCTGAAGAGCAGACCATTGCAAGATTCTTGACGGGCGTGGACCCGAAGATCTCTAAAGTTGTACAACTCCAACAATATTGGTCGTTCAACGATGTCACCAAGCTAGCCTTAAAAGTTGAAAGCCAACAAGCAAAAGAGAAGACCGGATTCAAAACTGTCACGAAAGAGACACCTTATCGTGGTAACCCTTCAACAAGGTTTCCACCAAAAGCTAACTCCAGCATCACAATGAAAAAGGTCGAGAATCCAGCTGCAACCAGCAAGCCTTTCAGGCAAGTAAGTAATCCTACTTCGAGGAgatgttttaagtgtcaaggatTTGGACACATTGCTTCAGAATGTCCAAATTCTAGAATAATCTCTTTTGTCGAAGAAGAATTATTTGAAGACGACCAAGCTGAGGAAAGCTAAGAAGATGAAGCTGATCAAGAGGTCCTACATGCAGACGAAGGTGAATCACTCGTTATTCGACGTATCCTCAATGCAGCTCCTGTTGAAGAAGATGAATGGTTGCGCCACAACATCTTCCACACTCGGTGTACATCTCATGGGAAGATATGCAATGTCATCATCGATAGTGGCAGTTGTGAAAATGTTGTTGCCGCGACAATGGTCGAGAAATTGAAGTTGCCTACAAAGGATCACCCTTATCCTTACAAGCTCACATGGTTGAAGAAGGGGAATGATGTCAAGGTCACTAAACGATGCCTAATCGATTTCTCCATTGgtaagaaatatcaagataaggTATGGTGTGATGtcattcctatggatgcttgtcatttACTTTTGGGTCGTCCATGGCAATATGATCGTCATGCAATTCATGATGGCTTTAAAAACACTTATTCCTTTGAAAAAGATGGTGTTAAAATTGTTTTAGCTCCATTTAAAAGGGAAATGTTAGCAAAGCCAAGCCAAGAGAAGAGTCTCACAGTGTCTGAATCAATGTTTACTATGGCGTTTGAAGAATCCAGAGTTGCTTGTGTCCTTGTCATGCTCGAAGAAAATAAAGAAGATCAAGGGATTCCAGATGAGATCAAGCCTCTACTTCGTGAATTCAATGACATTGTGCCTGAAGAAATCCCAGCTGGTCTACCTCCAATGCGTGACATTCAAcattgtattgattttgttCCTGGCGCAGTGATCCCAAACAAAGCCGCATATCGAATGAGTCCAAAAGAGCATGAAGAACTTCAGAGACAAGTCACCGAGCTTATGCAAAAAGGTTTGGTACGTGAAAGTGTGAGTCCTTGCGCAGTTCCAGCACTCCTTGTGCCAAAGAAAGACGGATCATGGCGTATGTGCATCAACAGTCGTGCTGTCAATCGGATCACAATCAAATACAGATTTCCTATTCCTCGCCTTGATGACCTACTAGATCAATTGCATAATGcttttttattttccaaaattgATCTACGAAGTGGGTACCATCAGATTCGAATGCGACCTGAAGATGAGTGGAAGACTGCCTTCAAGACCAGAGATGGATTATACGAGTGGAtggtcatgccatttggtctttCAAATGCACCGAGCACTTTTATGCGATTGATGAATCAGGTATTCCGCCCTTTCATTGGAAAATTCGTGGTCGTTTATTTTGATGACATCCTTGTGTATAGTCGAAATTCTGAAGAACACTTGGAGCATTTGCGACAAAATTTTCAAGTTCTTCGTGAACAGAAGTTGTATGCCAATCTGAAGAAATGTCACTTCTTGACTGACAAAGTGGTATTTCTTAGGTACGTTGTATCAAGCAATGGGATTGAGATGGATCCTAGCAAAATTGAGGCAATTATTAGCTGGCCAATTCCTTAATCAATACATGATGTTCGCAGTTTACATGGCCTAGCATCTTTCTATCGCCGCTTCATCAAAAATTTCAGCACTATTGCCGCCCCACTCACAGAAGTATTGAAGAAAGAGAAGTTTGAGTGGACCCGAGCTTCCCAACAAAGCTTTGAAGAACTCAAGGAAATGATAACAAGAGCACCAACTCTAGCCTTGCCGGATTTTGATAAGCTTTTTGAAGTAGATTGTGACGCTTCAGGAGTTGGTATAGGTGCAGTTCTCAATCAAGAGGGTCGACCAATTGCCTTCTTTAGTGAGAAACTCAATGAATCAAGGCGTAAGTACTCAACGTACGAGAAGGAATTTTATGCAATTGTACGAGCCTTAGATCACTGGAGCCACTATTTGCTAGTTAAGGAATTCGTGCTATATTCTGATCATGAGTCACTCAAGTATCTTCACAGCCAACAAAAGCTCCAGCGTCGTCATGCAAAATGGAGTGAGTTTTTATCTCCTTTTCACTTTGTCCTTAAGCACAAGTCTGGAACTCAAAATAAAGTTGCTGATGCTTTAAGTAGACGACATGCTTTGCTCTCCACTCTTCAAGTCAAAGTCATTGGTTTTGAAGTTCTCAAGGATTTGTATGAAGATGATGAAGACCTTGGAGAATTCTGGAAGAAATGTGTTGAAGGCCTTCATCGTCAAGATGGTTACTTATTTAAGGGAAATCAGTTGTGCGTACCAAGATGTTCCTTGCGTGATATGATACTATATGAGTGTCATGCCGGTGGTCTTGCTGGACATTTTGGTAGAGATAAGACATTGAGCATTGTTGCAGAGAACTTCTATTGGCCACACATGGTTCGTGATGTTGATCGATATGTCAAAAGATGTCGAGCATGTCATATTGCAAAAGCTCGTGGTCAAAACACAGGTCTTTACACTCCATTGCCTGTTCCTGATGCTCCTTGGGAAGATGTGAGTATGGATTTTGTTGTTGGGTTACCTCGTACCCAGCGCAACAAAGATTCCATCATGGTTGTTGTTGATCGATTCTCAAAGATGGCACACTTTCTTCCATGCAACAAAACTAATGATGCCACACAAGTTGCTGATCTTTACTTTCGAGAAATTGTGCGTCTacatggaattccaaagacaATCACTTCTGATCGAGATGTCAAATTCATGAGTCACTTTTGGCGTACTCTATGGCGCAAATTAGGTACACGGTTGCAATTTAGCTCTGCGGCGCATCCTCAAACTGATGGTCAAACCGAAGTTGTCAACAGGACTCTTGGAAACATGTTGAGAAGTCTTGTGGATAAAAACCTTCGCCAATGGGATTTGATGATAGCTCAAGCAGAATTTGCCTATAATTGTTCTCCGAGTCAAACTACTGGTGAAAGCCCGTTCAAGATCGTTTATGGTAAAAATCCGACCACACCGGTTGATCTTGCTCCACTACCTTCTCCTAACAACTTTAGTGGTGATGCTGATGAACGAGCTAGAGAAATCAAGAAGCTTCATGAGAAAGTCCGAGCTCAGATCACACGAAAAAATCAACGTTACCAAGAGCAAGCGAATAAATTTCGCAAACCGGCCACTTTTAAAGAAGGAGATTTGGTTTGGATTCACTTATGGAAAGAAAGGTTCCCACGAGGGACACATGGTAAGCTGAAGCCAAGGGCCGATGGACCTTTCAAAGTTCTAGAGAGGATTGGAGAAAATGCatacaagattgagcttccaGGGGAATACAATGTTTCTGCTACTTTCAATGTTGCTGATTTGTCCCCATATTATGAGGATCAGGAAGAGCAAAGACTCGAGGTCGAGTCTTCTCCAACAGGGGGAGTTTGACAAAGTCCTACATGagaacacaatatttgacaagaAGCATCACTCTACTGCCACCCCCTATAACCACCCCCTATAGCCACCCTATGCCTGCAACGATGGAAAAACTCCATCCTCAGCACAATAATATTGACTTATGTTTATTGCTCATTTGAATGCATTAATTATGTAGTTGTAATAGTAACTGAATTAAGGCTATAAATAGTCATGGATGTAATCGGCAGAACACAAGCCTTTTTATGAGAAATATATCAAACACTTTGAGTGTTCTTTAGGTTGAGTATAACCTCCCTTCCCCTTGGTGGTGTTACTGTATCCAAGGTTCCCTCATCTACTACTTCCTAGTGGTGTTTCTGTATCTAGGAATTAGAGAGCTGTATCGCCGGAGTAGCCGATCGGCGTGGTGATTAGGCTAATTCTACCCGACCCCTACCAAGTACGGTGTCAGGGTGTCTAAGTAGTTTATGAGTTTTTCTACAAAATTAAGAAGATTCAAACAGTGCTCACAATCTAAAACGTGACTCCTGGTCTCCAGCAATACAATAGCCTTaaacaatttaatttaaaaccTTGCTCGAGGGATAGCAATACCCTCCTAACCCCATTGGTGTCTTTCTTTCCAAGTCCACCACCAAATTGCCAATGGAACCATTTTCTACACTTCAGCAAACCAACCTTTTTACATCCTTCTTTTCAAGGCAACAGACACATATTGGAGAACAAGGTTGAACCCAGATTAAAGAAAAGTGCCAAAGAAATGAACCCATAGACAGGAGTAAAAGATAATAGATACTTCCTCAAGGCACAAACTGCAATGACTTGAAATCAAAATATTCCTTCAATCAAGAACACGCTCCAGTTCGGAACTTTTCTTTAACAACGGTCCAAGTAAAAAAAATGCATCTTTGGGAAGAGCTTTCGCAAATATCAACATGGAAACTCAACTGCAAATTTCTTTCAAGCAAGTTCAGAAGATCTTCAaaggagaagaaaaaaaatggcCACACTTACCATGCTGCCAAATCATCTCAttgcacccccccccccccctccccaaacacacaaaaaaaagatCCAGGACTCAATTATTACCAAACTCAAGAATTtcaaaaggattattatgttcgCTTAATTGCGCCCAAAAATTGCTTCCCTCGAGGAGAGAAGCCAACTTATACAAAGGAGACTACCAAATCCAAATTTAATATCTAACCTAACCCAAAAGAGTGTGGCTGTAACATCCTGTACTCTAAAACAATGGTGTGAACCTTGACCAGCCAAAGTGCCAGTTTATACGATCTTTTAGCCTCCGAATGTCTTCTGCCAACTTAGGCTTTAAGTCCCAGAACAACCCAAACATATCTAGCCACTAAGTACCCCTATTTCTTAGTTCTAAGGTTGAAGAATCTATTAGATACTGTATGGATTTTGTATCAAAGCGGATTTGATTCCTGtgattatctttttttttcGGTCACATTTCATTCAAGTTTTGGAATTGACAAAAAAGTGCAGGTTTTCAAGCCAGGTGACTATTGCATGCAACATCAAGAAGTACTTTTCTTTTCCAGAGCAATAGAACAAGCTGCAAATCAACAAACTTGGCACAACAGTCTCACCATGATTCAGAAATTCACAAGTCCAACAAACAGAGGGTGCAGCAAGGAGAAAAAAAACCTTTGTGGCTATAACCACATATCAAGTAAAGCATACCTGGGGCGCATACACACAGCCAAGGGTCCCAACAACAAGTCCTCCCAAAATGAAGCCTCCCACGAAAATGCCTGCACTGCTGGGCCTCCCACCATCACTGTCACAAAACAAAAAATTTACAACATATGAAAgatgaatgttaatttgttcaAAGGAGGATGTTTCAGTTTATACACTTCAAATCCCGGATTAAAGTTCATGAAACAAAGTGGTCAATAAGAACTCATTAGATTTAATTCTTATCAcatcccgtcaaaaaaaaaagatctgGAAATAACTCTCAACCCCTAAGAAGTTATCACTTTGCCTTCTCACCCCATTATTCCTCTTTGCTTCTAAGTTCTCATTCAGTCTATAAGCACCTAACCGTTGTGAGAAGGTGATTAGGATAGGTTGCACTGTAATTCTAGAAGAAATATCAGATAATGGTGCAAGGAAGCATGTAAGAGCATAAAAGTCAAACATCAGAAACAGCATGGTGTCTTTCCCGCATTTAAAATGTACTGGGACTGCTTCAGTGTAAAATATGTTTAGTGCAGCTCAGAAAGTGACACGCATAAAATCAGTCAAAAAAGGTGGCCTGTAATTGTGAAAAGCACATACGAAGCAACATTAATACCTATAAGCAGCTTGAACAACAAGAGGTTTTTGTGAAGCCTTTCTGGTGCGAAGTGGAGAAAAGCTCAAGTTGGTAGGACATGAGACTGGAAGATCTGACTGCTTGAAAGAAAAGCCTAAAACACCCATTCAACATAATCAGGGAtaacaaaggaaaagaattcACCATAtataaaagataaataaaattcTGGAAGTCAAATATATTTCAAAGTCTTAACTCTCTTAAGACGAGCTCGTGGAACACACGCATTTGAATCACATTTTCAGGCACTAATATATGGGGACTCCAATCAAATGATTTATAATAACAAGATTTTGAAATACATTTACCCTTCCTTTTTCTCATAACGTTTACAAAATTTTAGTTAACCACTGGCCTCAAACAAATAGTGTTAGCATTAGGCTTCACTTCACTTGCTTTCGAGGAGGTGAAGATAACATAACCTCAAGGGATACAGAAACAACAGCAGGAAATATTCTGATCACCAATGCCAACAGGTTAAGTGATTTAGCAATCGTCACTTATTGCTAGCTTCATCAAGCTACAACAAGATGAGACAATTCTATCTCACATTTGTCATTCACTTATGCCTGCCTAAGAATGTGTGAAAATAAATCAAAGGAGTGCAAAAGTTTACAATCCAACTAAAATTCGTGAAGAATAACTAGAAGAGACAATCAATGGGGTCCAAACTTCTAAAACATGATTACCTAAACCATATATAGGGAGAGAATCATGTGTATACTGAATACTACCAAGACCCCTCAA contains:
- the LOC110790549 gene encoding uncharacterized protein; translation: MSSLSSTLVLARNSPSQLSSSFSFKQSDLPVSCPTNLSFSPLRTRKASQKPLVVQAAYSDGGRPSSAGIFVGGFILGGLVVGTLGCVYAPQISKALAGADKKDLMRKLPKFIYDEEKALERTRKILTEKIDQLNSAIDDVSSQLRSEDTPNGAAVTSDDLEAAI